One Flavobacterium sp. 90 DNA segment encodes these proteins:
- a CDS encoding carbohydrate-binding family 9-like protein: MSLKFKGLTVALGLLSIIGYSQSKNTIVPKTYVASKTVTPVIIDGDQSDAAWNKADWTDLFEDIENGVKPKYATKVKMLWDETNFYILAKMEEPHVWANLKQRDTIIFYNNDFEVFVDPDSDTFNYYELEINALNTAWDLFLSKPYREEDKVVLNDWNIPGLKSAVKVNGTLNNPNDTDEGWVLEMAIPWASYKTSYFDQNVPADKFWRVNFSRVNWQHDIKNGSYERKKDAEGKFLPEYNWVWSPMGVIDMHEPEKWGYVYFSSKEGKDTFTIPQDEKVKWELYSLYRAQKKYFGTHKTWAKSLADLTNKSITVDGKILKPIVENHASGYNILVKSPFSNETFIIRQDGKITSK; the protein is encoded by the coding sequence ATGAGTTTAAAATTTAAAGGATTAACAGTCGCTTTAGGATTACTTTCGATAATAGGATATTCGCAATCAAAAAATACGATTGTACCTAAAACTTATGTGGCGTCAAAAACTGTAACTCCAGTCATAATTGACGGAGATCAATCTGATGCTGCCTGGAATAAAGCAGATTGGACTGATCTTTTTGAAGACATTGAAAATGGTGTAAAACCGAAATACGCAACCAAAGTAAAAATGCTTTGGGACGAAACCAATTTCTATATATTAGCAAAAATGGAAGAACCACACGTTTGGGCAAATTTAAAACAACGTGACACTATTATTTTTTATAATAACGATTTTGAGGTTTTTGTAGATCCGGATAGTGATACTTTCAATTATTATGAACTAGAAATAAATGCCTTAAATACTGCCTGGGATTTATTTTTGTCAAAACCGTATAGAGAAGAAGACAAAGTTGTTTTAAATGACTGGAATATTCCAGGTTTAAAATCGGCTGTAAAAGTCAACGGAACGCTCAATAATCCAAATGATACCGATGAAGGTTGGGTATTAGAAATGGCAATTCCGTGGGCATCTTATAAAACCTCTTATTTCGATCAGAATGTTCCCGCGGATAAATTCTGGAGAGTCAATTTTTCAAGAGTAAACTGGCAGCACGATATCAAAAATGGCAGTTATGAACGTAAAAAAGATGCTGAAGGAAAGTTTTTGCCCGAGTACAATTGGGTTTGGTCGCCAATGGGCGTAATCGATATGCATGAACCTGAAAAATGGGGTTATGTTTATTTTTCTTCAAAAGAAGGGAAAGATACATTTACAATTCCACAGGATGAAAAAGTAAAATGGGAATTGTATTCTTTATATCGAGCTCAGAAAAAATATTTTGGAACACATAAAACGTGGGCAAAATCTCTGGCAGATCTTACCAATAAATCGATTACTGTCGATGGTAAAATTTTAAAACCAATAGTAGAAAATCATGCGTCAGGGTATAATATTTTAGTAAAAAGTCCTTTCTCTAATGAAACATTTATTATAAGGCAGGATGGTAAAATAACCTCAAAATAA
- a CDS encoding GH92 family glycosyl hydrolase produces the protein MRIILQTACIFCMLFFSITAFGQEPADFVNPLIGTSNYGATFPGPIAPRGMASISPFNVAGPQNRPLEKDSQWLSNPYVNENTFLTGFSQVNLSGVGCPDLGVILLMPTTGAVETNHLKYGSTYSNEVAKTAYYSVDIDKYKVKGEFTASKRVGVSKFTFPKGQSNILLNLGLGLTNEEGAMVKVVSSTEIEGMRSVGSFCYNSPEDAYPVYFVAKFSKPADHYGVWKKTPKYEGVEAQWMGYNGKTRMMKSTVKTVVGDSIGTYFTYQFNKKETVEVKIGVSYVSIENARENLEKETGDKSFEAVYKETYDEWNKELSKILVEGGSKEDKTIFYTALYHTLIHPNTLNDVNGEYPRIKRSKIGKTTDTRYTVFSLWDTYRNMHPLTSLVYPKQQSDMIKSMLEMYDENGWLPKWELNSTETFTMVGDPASIVIVDACLKGIQDFDIYKAYHAMLKGADQIENNPLRPGLKEYLDKGYLSTNYPGPVSTTLEYNTSDYAISLLAKALGEKEDYKRFTNRSLSYRKLYDKDLKLLRPRTAMNNWYEPFDPIAGANFQANVGFIEGNAWQYAFMVPHDIRGLIKLMGGDKPFSDQLQKVFDIKQFDMANEPDIAYPYLFNYIKGEEWKSQEMVKKLVKEYFKNEPKGLPGNDDTGTMSAWLVYSMMGFYPISPGDPIYAITTPMFDKITIQLDSRYYKKENIIIEREINTDGKIKEIQVNGKALNSFFISHDDFVNGTTLKVIQE, from the coding sequence ATGAGAATAATATTACAAACAGCATGTATTTTTTGCATGCTGTTTTTTAGTATAACGGCTTTTGGGCAAGAGCCCGCAGATTTTGTGAATCCGTTGATTGGGACTTCCAATTATGGTGCTACTTTTCCGGGGCCAATTGCACCAAGAGGAATGGCAAGTATTAGTCCGTTTAATGTTGCAGGACCTCAAAATCGGCCTTTAGAAAAAGACAGCCAGTGGTTGTCTAATCCTTATGTAAATGAAAATACATTTTTAACCGGATTTAGTCAGGTGAATTTAAGCGGCGTGGGCTGCCCTGATTTAGGCGTTATTTTGCTAATGCCAACAACGGGAGCGGTTGAAACCAATCATTTAAAATACGGTTCAACTTATTCTAATGAAGTTGCTAAAACAGCTTATTATAGTGTAGATATTGATAAATATAAGGTTAAGGGAGAATTTACAGCTTCGAAAAGAGTAGGAGTAAGCAAATTTACTTTCCCAAAAGGGCAATCTAATATTTTACTGAATCTTGGTTTAGGATTAACAAACGAAGAAGGAGCTATGGTAAAAGTAGTTTCCTCAACAGAAATAGAAGGTATGCGTTCTGTAGGTTCATTTTGTTATAATAGTCCTGAAGATGCATATCCGGTTTATTTTGTGGCAAAATTTTCTAAACCGGCAGATCATTACGGAGTTTGGAAAAAAACACCAAAATACGAAGGCGTAGAAGCACAATGGATGGGGTACAACGGTAAAACCCGAATGATGAAAAGTACCGTTAAGACAGTCGTTGGAGATAGTATTGGAACTTATTTTACGTATCAATTTAATAAAAAAGAAACAGTCGAAGTTAAAATTGGAGTTTCTTATGTAAGTATTGAAAATGCTCGTGAGAATTTAGAAAAAGAAACCGGAGATAAATCATTTGAAGCTGTTTATAAAGAAACTTATGACGAATGGAATAAGGAACTTTCTAAGATTTTGGTCGAAGGAGGTTCAAAAGAGGATAAGACTATTTTTTATACCGCGTTGTATCATACTTTAATTCATCCTAATACTTTAAATGATGTTAATGGAGAATATCCCCGAATAAAAAGAAGTAAAATTGGAAAAACCACAGACACGCGTTATACCGTGTTTTCTTTGTGGGATACGTATCGAAACATGCATCCGTTAACGTCTTTAGTTTATCCTAAACAACAATCGGATATGATAAAAAGCATGTTGGAAATGTATGATGAAAACGGCTGGTTGCCAAAATGGGAATTAAATTCAACAGAAACATTTACAATGGTTGGAGATCCGGCAAGCATCGTTATCGTAGATGCCTGCTTAAAGGGAATTCAGGATTTTGATATTTACAAAGCTTACCATGCAATGTTAAAAGGTGCAGACCAAATTGAAAATAATCCGCTACGCCCCGGACTTAAAGAATATCTCGACAAAGGATATTTATCAACCAATTATCCTGGACCTGTTTCTACAACGTTAGAATATAATACTTCTGACTATGCGATTTCGCTTTTAGCGAAAGCATTAGGTGAAAAAGAAGACTATAAACGTTTTACTAACCGTTCCTTATCGTACCGAAAGTTATACGATAAAGATTTGAAATTACTTCGACCAAGAACTGCTATGAACAATTGGTATGAACCTTTTGATCCGATAGCAGGAGCTAATTTTCAGGCAAATGTTGGGTTTATCGAAGGCAATGCTTGGCAATATGCTTTTATGGTACCACATGATATCAGAGGATTGATAAAATTAATGGGTGGTGATAAACCGTTTTCTGATCAATTGCAAAAAGTTTTTGACATCAAACAATTTGATATGGCAAACGAGCCAGATATTGCCTATCCATATTTATTCAATTACATAAAAGGAGAAGAGTGGAAGAGTCAGGAAATGGTGAAGAAATTAGTAAAAGAATATTTCAAAAATGAACCAAAAGGATTACCAGGAAATGATGACACAGGAACAATGTCGGCTTGGCTGGTGTATTCTATGATGGGATTCTATCCAATATCGCCCGGAGATCCAATTTATGCCATAACAACGCCAATGTTTGATAAAATAACGATTCAATTAGATTCAAGATATTATAAAAAAGAAAATATTATAATTGAACGAGAAATCAATACAGATGGAAAAATTAAAGAAATTCAGGTAAATGGAAAAGCTTTGAATAGTTTCTTTATCTCGCATGATGATTTTGTAAACGGAACAACATTAAAAGTGATTCAGGAATAG
- a CDS encoding family 20 glycosylhydrolase — MRILKPIFIVFFMTVLSNAYSQKIYTEKDIQIIPKPKQLVIKQGKFQFSNETIFVVNGDSQKEIASVLIHKFETAAGFRPEISSKIPKKNFIQFKVDATLNKEAYLLDVNEKNITITAKGNAGFIYGLESIRQLLPEAIESKSIITTAKWEIPNLTITDEPRFQWRGLMLDLSRHFFDKNYVIETIDRLAMLKMNVLHLHLVDDQGWRIEIKKYPKLTEVGAWRVDQENAAWNARLVTNPDEKGTYGGFLTQEELKEIVKYAAAKNIEIIPEIEMPAHVSSAIAAYPELACFNQRIGVPSGGLWPITDIYCAGKETTFEFLQNVIDEVITIFPSKYIHIGGDEATKTNWDKCPNCQKRMKDNGLKDAHELQSYFVKRMEKYINSKGKKIIGWDEILEGGLAPEATVMSWRGTKGGTEAAKQGHDVIMSPESPCYFNFYQGPQNEEPLAFDAYNPLNKVYEFDPVVNEMTPQEAAHVLGGQANLWAEHITNPKASEYMIFPRLAALSEVLWSSKENRNWNNFTSRLPSLLKRYDYLGINYAKSAYLVTASSVADIDKKVINVTLKNEFQNPDIRYVLGDKSIDHQAIKYVNPIPFKETTVLKASLFQDDKPIGKTFTDTIVFHKGFGHKVNYLTPYSESYKGDGLFGMVNTIRGSKNFHDGQWQAWLVNDMEIVVDLEKVQSIEKVTIGTLESQGAGIYFPTQIKVLVSSDSINYKEVGKVIRPFAINVNSELKEFKINFEKRDVRFVKVIATNLKKSPRGDSSWLFVDEILVN; from the coding sequence ATGAGAATACTAAAACCAATCTTTATCGTGTTTTTTATGACTGTTTTAAGCAATGCTTACAGTCAAAAAATATATACCGAAAAGGATATTCAAATAATTCCAAAACCAAAACAATTAGTTATTAAACAAGGAAAATTTCAGTTTTCTAATGAAACTATATTTGTTGTAAATGGTGATTCTCAAAAAGAAATTGCATCGGTTTTAATACACAAGTTTGAAACTGCTGCAGGATTTCGCCCTGAAATTTCAAGTAAGATTCCGAAAAAGAATTTTATTCAATTTAAAGTAGATGCAACTTTAAATAAGGAAGCTTATCTATTAGATGTAAATGAAAAAAACATCACAATTACGGCGAAAGGAAACGCAGGTTTTATTTACGGATTAGAAAGTATTCGACAATTACTTCCGGAAGCTATCGAAAGTAAAAGTATTATAACAACTGCAAAATGGGAGATTCCAAATCTTACGATTACAGATGAACCTCGTTTTCAGTGGAGAGGATTAATGCTGGATTTGTCGCGTCATTTTTTTGATAAAAACTACGTAATCGAAACCATTGATCGTTTAGCAATGCTTAAAATGAATGTTTTGCATTTGCATTTAGTTGACGATCAGGGATGGAGAATTGAAATTAAAAAATACCCAAAACTAACAGAAGTTGGTGCCTGGAGAGTCGATCAGGAAAATGCGGCATGGAATGCAAGATTGGTTACAAATCCAGATGAAAAAGGAACCTACGGAGGCTTTTTGACGCAGGAAGAATTAAAGGAAATTGTAAAATACGCTGCAGCAAAAAATATAGAAATCATTCCCGAAATCGAAATGCCGGCACACGTGAGTTCTGCTATTGCTGCTTATCCTGAATTGGCTTGTTTTAATCAGAGAATCGGAGTTCCGTCAGGCGGATTATGGCCAATTACTGATATTTATTGCGCCGGAAAAGAAACTACTTTTGAGTTTTTGCAGAATGTAATAGATGAAGTCATTACAATTTTCCCTTCAAAATATATTCATATTGGTGGCGACGAAGCAACCAAAACCAATTGGGATAAATGTCCGAATTGTCAAAAAAGAATGAAAGATAATGGCTTGAAAGACGCTCATGAATTGCAAAGCTATTTCGTGAAAAGAATGGAAAAATATATCAATTCTAAAGGCAAGAAAATAATTGGTTGGGACGAAATACTTGAAGGCGGTTTAGCTCCCGAAGCTACTGTAATGAGTTGGAGAGGAACAAAAGGAGGAACTGAAGCAGCAAAGCAAGGTCATGATGTAATTATGTCACCGGAATCTCCTTGCTATTTTAATTTTTATCAAGGACCTCAAAACGAAGAACCTTTGGCTTTTGATGCTTATAATCCATTAAATAAAGTTTACGAATTTGATCCTGTTGTAAATGAAATGACACCGCAGGAAGCTGCACATGTATTGGGCGGACAGGCAAATTTATGGGCAGAACATATTACAAATCCAAAAGCGTCAGAGTATATGATTTTTCCAAGATTGGCAGCTTTATCGGAGGTTTTATGGAGTTCAAAAGAAAATCGCAATTGGAATAATTTTACATCCAGATTACCTTCTTTATTGAAACGATATGATTATCTGGGGATCAATTATGCAAAAAGTGCTTATTTGGTTACAGCTTCATCTGTTGCAGATATAGACAAAAAAGTGATTAATGTTACGCTTAAAAATGAATTTCAAAATCCTGACATTCGTTACGTTTTAGGAGATAAAAGCATAGATCATCAAGCAATAAAATACGTGAATCCTATTCCGTTTAAAGAAACAACAGTTCTCAAAGCTTCTTTGTTTCAAGATGATAAACCAATTGGAAAAACATTCACAGATACAATCGTATTTCATAAAGGATTTGGTCATAAAGTCAATTATTTAACGCCGTATAGTGAGAGTTATAAAGGCGATGGTCTTTTTGGAATGGTAAATACAATTAGAGGTTCTAAAAATTTTCATGATGGTCAATGGCAGGCGTGGTTGGTCAATGATATGGAAATTGTTGTAGATCTTGAAAAAGTACAAAGTATAGAAAAAGTAACAATTGGAACATTAGAAAGCCAAGGCGCCGGGATTTATTTTCCAACACAAATAAAAGTTTTAGTATCAAGCGATAGTATTAATTATAAAGAAGTTGGAAAGGTAATACGTCCGTTTGCGATTAATGTAAATTCGGAGTTGAAAGAATTTAAAATTAATTTTGAAAAACGAGATGTGAGATTTGTAAAAGTAATTGCAACTAACTTGAAAAAGAGCCCAAGAGGTGATAGTTCCTGGTTGTTTGTAGATGAGATTTTAGTGAATTAA
- a CDS encoding alpha-L-fucosidase: MKRGIFIIAILFSVQIFSQAIYEDERYVPETNPLVLKNLEEWQGKKFGLLMHWGTYSQWGIVESWSICPEDYGWCERKKGSNPGNYNQYVKEYEGLKKTFNPVKFDPEKWAKAAKAAGMKYMVFTTKHHDGFSMFDSKYTDYKVTDKECAFSSNPKANIAKEVFNAFRKENLSVGAYFSKPDWHNENYWDPYFPPFDRNVNYDPSLYPEKWQKYVDFTHNQILELLTDYGKIDILWLDGGWVKKRDQQNIDENYKEKFAENTSKNGFIKHRVVDQDVKMDELVVEARQKQPGLIVVDRAVHGKNQNYLTPENRVPEKTLPYPWESCITSGGGWSYTPDAKYLTGREGIHMLIDVVAKGGNLLLNVAPSPEGDWQQGAYDLLAAYGDWMKVNSTAIYNTKPIAPFKENNICMTQNKEGNVFLFYLAKQGEDKIASEVVIKSITPKKGTKITMLGSKIQLKWTKFAEGFKVIIPESLRNNLPCKEAWTLKIDAIIR, encoded by the coding sequence ATGAAAAGAGGAATATTTATAATCGCAATTTTATTTTCAGTTCAAATATTTTCTCAGGCCATTTATGAAGATGAGCGCTATGTACCGGAAACTAATCCATTAGTGCTGAAAAATCTGGAAGAGTGGCAAGGTAAAAAGTTTGGTTTATTAATGCATTGGGGAACTTACAGCCAGTGGGGAATTGTAGAATCGTGGTCAATTTGTCCGGAGGATTATGGATGGTGTGAACGCAAAAAAGGAAGTAATCCCGGAAACTATAATCAATATGTAAAGGAATACGAAGGCTTGAAAAAAACATTCAATCCAGTGAAGTTTGATCCTGAAAAATGGGCAAAAGCAGCAAAAGCCGCTGGAATGAAATACATGGTTTTTACCACAAAACACCATGACGGATTTTCTATGTTCGATTCAAAATATACCGATTATAAAGTAACAGATAAAGAATGTGCTTTCAGTAGTAATCCGAAAGCAAATATTGCAAAAGAAGTTTTTAATGCTTTTAGAAAAGAAAATTTATCTGTTGGAGCTTATTTCTCAAAACCAGATTGGCATAACGAAAATTATTGGGATCCTTATTTTCCTCCTTTTGACAGAAATGTAAATTATGACCCGTCATTATATCCTGAAAAATGGCAGAAATATGTTGATTTTACACACAATCAAATTTTAGAATTATTGACAGATTACGGTAAAATTGATATTTTATGGTTAGATGGCGGATGGGTGAAAAAAAGAGATCAACAAAATATCGATGAAAATTATAAAGAGAAGTTTGCAGAAAACACCTCTAAAAACGGATTTATAAAACACAGAGTTGTCGATCAAGATGTAAAAATGGATGAATTGGTGGTAGAAGCACGCCAAAAACAACCCGGATTAATTGTTGTAGACAGAGCAGTTCACGGAAAAAACCAGAACTATCTGACTCCTGAAAATCGTGTTCCTGAAAAAACATTGCCTTATCCGTGGGAGTCTTGTATTACTTCAGGCGGTGGATGGTCTTATACTCCTGATGCTAAATATTTGACAGGAAGAGAAGGTATTCACATGCTTATTGATGTAGTTGCAAAAGGCGGAAATCTACTATTGAATGTTGCTCCAAGTCCGGAAGGAGATTGGCAACAAGGAGCTTATGATTTGTTGGCAGCTTATGGAGATTGGATGAAAGTAAACAGTACAGCAATTTATAATACAAAACCAATTGCTCCTTTTAAAGAAAATAATATCTGCATGACTCAAAACAAAGAAGGAAATGTATTTTTGTTTTATTTGGCTAAACAAGGAGAAGATAAAATTGCATCAGAGGTTGTTATAAAATCTATTACTCCTAAAAAAGGAACAAAAATTACGATGTTAGGTTCCAAAATACAATTGAAATGGACTAAATTTGCGGAAGGATTTAAAGTGATAATTCCCGAAAGTTTAAGGAATAATTTGCCATGTAAAGAAGCCTGGACTTTAAAAATTGACGCCATTATAAGATAG
- a CDS encoding alpha-L-fucosidase gives MKKQLLTILGCFAFLSVTAQRIGPPDPYGALPTESQLRWQELEQYVLVHFTPTTFQNKEWGYGDADPKIFNPAKFDASQIVNAAKDGGFKGVIFVAKHHDGFCLWPTKTTSYNISKSPFRDGNGDMVKEFEIAARKAGMKFGLYCSPWDRNNEDYGKPEYVEKYRNQLRELYSNYGDLFITWFDGANGGDGYYGGKNEKRSIDRSTYYGWDKTWGISRELQPGAVIFADNGDVRWVGNERGFANETSWETFTPEPIAGKTVAVPGETDSDKAQGGTRNGKFWKPAECDVPLRNGWFYHANEDNSVKSVSELFEIYCKSVGRGAAMDIGISPNTDGLLHQNDVKALKDFGDFLKNLFADNLAQSAVITASEIRGENQIFFGTKNLTDNDRYSYWATNDDVKKAWLLLEWKKEQTFNIIRLRENIKLGQRIEKVEIDAFTNGIWKKIGEATSIGANRLVRLPNYVTTSKLRILIKESPVCIALSDIGVFREPEQLPIPKIKRDKDGNISITTETTVNQIHYTIDGTEPTEKSPVYEGVFSFLSSGNIKAKSFGTDMKSGETAIQSFNVCKKDWKIVSTSFENPEKEESPNVIDENPETFWSTADNTSLTPLPQFIVIDMGEEIEITTLSYLPRQMGTGGIVKNYQWEVSTDNINWTTIAAGEFANIKSNPVEQNITLKASAKARYIKFIGKTSVDGKYISIAELGVKTIK, from the coding sequence ATGAAAAAGCAATTATTAACAATTTTGGGATGTTTTGCCTTTTTGTCCGTGACGGCGCAGAGAATTGGCCCGCCGGATCCTTATGGAGCATTGCCAACCGAATCGCAATTGCGTTGGCAAGAATTGGAACAATATGTTTTGGTACATTTTACGCCAACAACTTTTCAAAATAAAGAATGGGGATATGGTGATGCGGATCCTAAAATCTTCAATCCTGCAAAATTTGATGCGAGTCAAATTGTGAATGCTGCCAAAGATGGCGGTTTTAAGGGTGTGATTTTTGTTGCCAAACACCACGATGGATTTTGTTTATGGCCAACCAAAACGACTTCTTATAACATTAGCAAAAGCCCTTTTCGAGATGGAAACGGTGATATGGTAAAAGAATTTGAAATTGCAGCGCGTAAAGCAGGAATGAAATTTGGACTCTATTGCTCGCCTTGGGATCGAAATAATGAAGATTATGGGAAACCTGAATATGTAGAGAAATATAGAAATCAGTTAAGAGAATTATACTCTAATTATGGCGATTTATTCATTACCTGGTTTGATGGTGCAAACGGTGGCGATGGCTATTATGGTGGTAAAAATGAAAAAAGAAGCATAGACAGATCTACTTATTATGGATGGGATAAAACCTGGGGAATATCTCGTGAGCTGCAACCCGGAGCCGTTATTTTTGCCGATAATGGAGATGTACGCTGGGTAGGAAATGAAAGAGGTTTTGCAAATGAAACTTCTTGGGAAACTTTTACACCGGAACCAATCGCAGGAAAAACGGTAGCGGTTCCCGGAGAAACCGACTCAGATAAAGCTCAGGGCGGAACACGAAACGGTAAGTTTTGGAAACCGGCAGAATGTGATGTACCGCTTAGAAATGGCTGGTTTTATCATGCTAATGAAGACAATAGCGTAAAATCAGTTTCAGAGTTATTCGAAATTTACTGTAAATCCGTTGGAAGAGGCGCTGCCATGGATATCGGAATTTCACCAAATACAGACGGTTTATTACATCAAAATGATGTTAAGGCTTTGAAAGATTTTGGCGATTTCCTAAAGAATTTATTTGCTGATAATCTTGCACAATCAGCTGTAATTACTGCTTCGGAAATTCGAGGTGAAAATCAAATATTTTTCGGAACAAAAAATCTGACTGATAACGATCGTTATTCCTACTGGGCGACCAATGATGATGTAAAAAAAGCCTGGCTACTTTTAGAATGGAAAAAAGAACAAACGTTTAACATCATTCGTCTAAGAGAAAATATCAAATTAGGGCAACGCATTGAAAAAGTAGAAATTGATGCTTTTACCAATGGAATCTGGAAAAAAATAGGCGAAGCTACAAGTATTGGCGCTAACCGATTGGTGCGTTTGCCAAATTATGTTACAACTTCAAAATTGAGAATTCTCATTAAAGAATCTCCCGTTTGTATTGCTTTAAGCGATATTGGTGTTTTTAGAGAACCGGAACAATTACCAATTCCAAAAATTAAAAGAGACAAAGACGGAAACATTTCTATTACAACTGAAACAACAGTAAATCAGATTCACTATACAATCGACGGAACAGAACCAACCGAGAAATCTCCAGTTTACGAAGGTGTATTTTCATTTTTGTCTTCTGGCAATATCAAAGCCAAATCTTTTGGAACCGATATGAAATCAGGCGAAACTGCAATTCAATCCTTTAATGTTTGCAAAAAGGACTGGAAAATAGTTAGCACTTCTTTTGAAAATCCGGAGAAGGAGGAATCACCGAATGTTATTGATGAAAATCCCGAAACTTTTTGGAGTACCGCTGATAATACTTCATTAACGCCTTTACCTCAATTTATAGTTATTGATATGGGAGAAGAAATAGAAATCACAACTTTATCATATTTGCCTCGTCAAATGGGAACTGGTGGAATTGTAAAAAATTACCAATGGGAAGTAAGTACTGATAATATAAACTGGACAACAATTGCTGCAGGTGAATTTGCAAATATCAAAAGTAATCCGGTGGAGCAAAATATCACACTAAAAGCATCGGCGAAAGCCCGATATATTAAATTTATTGGAAAAACCAGTGTAGATGGAAAGTATATTTCTATAGCTGAATTAGGTGTAAAAACTATAAAATAA
- a CDS encoding putative glycoside hydrolase codes for MKLPKLLLLLLAFSIFSCAKKEEQTTFKFGVWTTADAKKSDADYTKEFKKYKDGGIDEVLINTGTDPKLLKRLVPLATKEGLKVHAWIMAMNRPGDSIALQHPDWYQVSKEGKSCFDNRPYVDYYQWLCPTRKESRNHVLGLVEELAKVEGIESVHLDYIRFPDIFLPISLLPKYNLVQDVELPQFDFCYCDECVKAFEKIHHKNPKTSHNTSIDMEWKNFRLNAIKAVVDDAYKIVHKHNKQLTAAVFPYPEMADHMVRQRWDKWNIDEVYPMIYHSFYDEEIDWVGYATKQGVADLEDRKTKINTGIYIPGLKSDKELKEAILLAKENGAVGVSFFDGNALSESNLKTIRETKASLK; via the coding sequence ATGAAACTACCAAAACTATTACTTCTTTTATTGGCATTTAGTATTTTTTCATGTGCCAAAAAAGAAGAACAAACCACTTTTAAATTTGGAGTCTGGACAACAGCCGACGCTAAAAAATCAGATGCAGATTATACAAAAGAATTCAAAAAATACAAAGACGGAGGAATTGATGAAGTATTAATAAATACAGGAACAGATCCAAAACTTTTAAAAAGATTAGTGCCTTTAGCAACAAAAGAAGGTTTAAAAGTGCATGCCTGGATTATGGCGATGAACAGACCCGGAGATTCAATTGCTTTACAGCATCCGGATTGGTATCAGGTGAGCAAAGAAGGAAAATCTTGTTTTGATAATAGGCCTTATGTAGATTATTACCAATGGTTATGTCCAACAAGAAAAGAGTCCAGAAATCACGTTTTAGGTTTAGTTGAAGAATTGGCAAAAGTAGAAGGAATCGAAAGTGTTCATTTAGATTATATTCGTTTTCCGGACATCTTTTTACCAATAAGTCTATTGCCAAAATACAATTTAGTTCAGGATGTAGAATTGCCTCAATTCGACTTTTGCTATTGTGATGAATGTGTAAAAGCGTTCGAGAAAATTCATCATAAAAATCCAAAAACAAGCCACAATACTTCTATCGATATGGAGTGGAAAAACTTTAGATTAAATGCAATAAAAGCCGTTGTTGATGATGCTTACAAAATTGTACACAAACACAATAAGCAATTAACAGCAGCAGTATTTCCTTATCCTGAAATGGCAGATCATATGGTGCGCCAACGTTGGGATAAATGGAATATTGATGAGGTATATCCAATGATTTACCACAGTTTTTATGATGAAGAAATTGACTGGGTTGGATACGCTACAAAACAAGGTGTTGCTGATTTAGAAGATAGAAAAACAAAAATCAATACAGGTATTTATATTCCGGGATTAAAATCAGATAAAGAATTGAAAGAAGCTATTTTATTGGCTAAAGAAAATGGAGCTGTCGGAGTTTCTTTTTTTGACGGAAATGCATTGTCTGAAAGTAATCTTAAAACAATCAGAGAAACAAAAGCCAGCTTAAAATAA